A genomic stretch from Limanda limanda chromosome 11, fLimLim1.1, whole genome shotgun sequence includes:
- the LOC133013508 gene encoding uncharacterized protein C1orf232 yields the protein MNPVWKVYKSKVLKTLNPEYEEDAAEEVTEVENEMSPVQEEEGPNAVSQLARKMQGAGAKSWNRFSTLFNKDDEHQLLEETESPPVPDHPLAVRPEEPPRPSRRSGFWDSFSANWAAKKQAEAAAAAAAAASEVVEGQGEAVEVETEAGGQENLDVEITEGEESEEGGGRSNNSFSKYVSLGGGSEDTSFKWNFVTSKLAELKTKSTTKTN from the exons ATGAATCCTGTGTGGAAGGTTTACAAGAGCAAGGTGCTGAAGACCCTGAACCCGGAGTATGAGGAGGACGCTGCCGAGGAG gtCACAGAGGTGGAGAATGAAATGAGTccagtgcaggaggaggaggggcctAACGCAGTCTCCCAACTGGCCAGGAAA ATGCAAGGGGCCGGGGCCAAAAGCTGGAACAGATTCTCAACTCTGTTCAACAAAGATGATGAGCACCAGCTCCTGGAGGAGACCGAGAGCCCACCGGTCCCTGACCA TCCTCTTGCAGTGAGGCCCGAGGAGCCTCCTCGACCCTCCAGACGCTCAGGATTCTGGGATAGCTTTTCAGCCAACTGGGCCGCCAAGAAGCAGGCGGAGGCCGCAGCTGCAGCCGCCGCTGCCGCAAGCGAGGTGGTGGAAGGCCAAGGTGaggcggtggaggtggagacagaggccGGAGGGCAGGAGAACCTGGACGTGGAGATcactgagggagaggagagcgaagaaggaggaggaaggagcaacaACAGCTTCTCCAAATACGTGTCGCTGGGAGGAGGCAGCGAGGACACCTCCTTCAAGTGGAACTTTGTCACCAGTAAGCTGGCAGAGCTGAAGACCAAGAGCACGACCAAGACCAACtag